tcctctccctcccttcccccccctccttgcctcctcctctccctcccttccccccctccttgcctcctcctctccctcccttccccccctccttgcctcctcctctccctcccttccccccctccttgcctcctcctctccctcccttccccccctccttgcctcctcctctccctcccttccccccctccttgcctcctcctctccctcccttccccccctccttgcctcctcctctccctcccttccccccctccttgcctcctcctctccctcccttccccccctccttgcctcctcctctccctcccttctcctcctctccctcccccccccctccttgcctcctcctctccctcccttctcctcctctccctcccttccccccctccttgcctcctcctctccctcccttcccccccctccttgcctcctcctctccctcccccccttgcctcctctccctcccccccccctctccttgccgcctcctctccctcccccccctctccttgccgcctcctctccctccccccccctctccttgcctcctcctctccctccccccctctccctccccccctctccctccccccctctccttgcctcctcctctcccttcccccccctccttgcctcctcctctccctcccttccccccccctccttgcctcctcctctccctcccttccccccccccctccttgcctcctcctctcctcccttctcctcctctccctccccccccctccttgcctcctcctctccctcccttccccccccctccttgcctcctcctctccctcccttcccccccctccttgcctcctcctctccctcccttctcccccccccttgcctcctcctctccctcccttccccccctccttgcctcctcctctccctcccttctcctcctctccctcccccccccctccttgcctcctcctctccctcccttctcctcctctccctcccttccccccctccttgcctcctcctctccctcccttcccccccctccttgcctcctcccttccccccctccttgcctcctcctctccctcccttccccccctccttgcctcctcctctccccccctccttgcctcctcctctcccttcccccccctccttgcctcctcctctcccttccccccctccttgcctcctcctctcccttccccccccctccttgcctcctcctctcccttcccccccctccttgcctcctcctctcccttcccccccctccttgcctcctcctctcccttccccccccctccttgcctcctcctctcctcccttcccccccccctccttgcctcctcctctccctcccttctcctcctctccctcccccccctccttgcctcctcctctccctcccttccccccccctccttgcctcctcctctccctcccttccccccccctccttgcctcctcctctccctcccttcccccccctccttgcctcctcctctccctcccttcccccccctccttgcctcctcctctccctcccttcccccccctccttgcctcctcctctccctcccttcccccccctccttgcctcctcctctccctcccttcccccccctccttgcctcctcctctccctcccttccccccctccttgcctcctcctctccctcccttctcctcctctccctccttccccccctccttgcctcctcctctccctccctcccccccctccttgcctcctcctctccctcccttccccccccctccttgcctcctcctctccctcccttcccccccctccttgcctcctcctctccctcccttcccccccctccttgcctcctcctctccctcccttcccccccctccttgcctcctcctctccctcccttccccccctccttgcctcctcctctccctcccttccccccctccttgcctcctcctctccctccttcccccctccttgcctcctcctctccctcccttctcctcctctccctcccttcccccccctccttgcctcctcctctccctcccttccccccctccttgcctcctcctctccctcccttctcctcctctccctccccccccccctcctcgcctcctcctctccctcccttctcctCCTCGCCTCCTCCTCTCCTtcccttctcctcctctccctcccttccccccctccttgcctcctcctctccctcccttcccccccctccttgcctcctcctctccccccctccttgcctcctcctctccccccctccttgcctcctcctctcccttccccccccccctccttgcctcctcctctccttgcctcctcctctccctcccccccctctccttgcctcctcctctccctccccccctctccttgcctcctcctctcccttcccccccctccttgcctcctcctctcccttccccccccctccttgcctcctcctctccctcccttccccccccctccttgcctcctcctctccctcccttctcctcctctccctccccccccctccttgcctcctcctctccctcccttccccccccctccttgcctcctcctctccctcccttcccccccctccttgcctcctcctctccctcccttcccccccctccttgcctcctcctctccctcccttcccccccctccttgcctcctcctctccctcccttcccccccctccttgcctcctcctctccctcccttcccccccctccttgcctcctcctctccctcccttcccccccctccttgcctcctcctctccctcccttcccccccctccttgcctcctcctctccctcccttccccccctccttgcctcctcctctccctcccttctcctcctctccctcccttcccccccctccttgcctcctcctctccctcccttccccccctccttgcctcctcctctccctcccttctcctcctctccctccccccccctcctcgcctcctcctctccctcccttctcctcctcgcctcctcctctccctcccttctcctcctctccctcccttccccccctccttgcctcctcctctccctcccttcccccccctccttgcctcctcctctccccccctccttgcctcctcctctccccccctccttgcctcctcctctccctccctccttgcctcctcctctcccttccccccccctccttgcctcctcctctccttgcctcctcctctccctcccccccctctccttgcctcctcctctcccttccccccccctccttgcctcctcctctccctcccttccccccccctccttgcctcctcctctccctcccttctcctcctctccctccccccccctccttgcctcctcctctccctcccttccccccccctccttgcctcctcctctccctcccttcccccccctccttgcctcctcctctccctcccttcccccccctccttgcctcctcctctccctcccttcccccccctccttgcctcctcctctccctcccttcccccccctccttgcctcctcctctccctcccttcccccccctccttgcctcctcctctccctcccttcccccccctccttgcctcctcctctccctcccttccccccctccttgcctcctcctctccctcccttctcctcctctccctcccttcccccccctccttgcctcctcctctccctcccttccccccctccttgcctcctcctctccctcccttctcctcctctccctccccccccctcctcgcctcctcctctccctcccttctcctcctcgcctcctcctctccctcccttctcctcctctccctcccttccccccctccttgcctcctcctctccctcccttcccccccctccttgcctcctcctctccccccctccttgcctcctcctctccccccctccttgcctcctcctctccctccctccttgcctcctcctctcccttccccccccctccttgcctcctcctctccttgcctcctcctctccctcccccccctctccttgcctcctcctctccttgcctcctcctctccctccccccctctccttgcctcctcctctccctccccccccctctccttgcctcctcctctccctccccccccctctccttgcctcctcctctccctcccccccctctccttgcctcctcctctccctccccccctctccttgcctcctcctctccctccccccctctccttgcctcctcctctccctccccccctctccttgcctcctcctctccctcccccccctctccttgcctcctcctctccctcccccccctctccttgcctcctcctctccctcccccccctctccttgcctcctcctctccccccccccctctccttgcctcctcctctcccccccccccttccttgcctcctcctctccccccccccttccttgcctcctcctctcccccccccccttccttgcctcctcctctcccccccccccttccttgccttctctcccccccccccttccttgccttctccccccccccccttccttgccttctcccccccccccccttccttgccttctctcccccccccccccttccttgccttctctccccccccccccttccttgccttctctccccccccccccttccttgccttctctcccccccccccttccttgccttctctcccccccccccccttccttgccttctctcccccccccccttccttgccttctctccccccccccttccttgccttctctcccccccccccttccttgccttctctccccccccccccttccttgccttctctccccccccccccttccttgccttctctccccccccccccttccttgccttctctccccccccccccttcttgccttctctccccccccccccttccttgccttctctcccccccccccccccttccttgcctcctctcccccccccccccccttccttgcCTCCTCTcttcctccccgccccccctccccgccccccctccccgccccccctccccgccccccctccccgccccccctccccgccccccctccccgccccccctccccgccctgcgcgcgtgcgctctctctctctctctttctctctctctcccctccccacgaTACTGTGGTGTGGTGTGGGTGATCGCAGGCTTCCTGTGTTTTTCTCTGCCTCTGCCATGTTCTTTCGCTCCTTACCGCGTCGCTGGAAAGCGGCCGCGGGCGGCCTCTGCCGTCTGCGTCCGTGCAGCTCCAAGTCTGGGCTGAGGCCGCAGGTCTACATGGATATTTCTGTGGACGGCAAGCCCCAAGGCCGGATCACCATGGAGGTGAGCTGGTAACACCTCGGGCAGCGGTGAATGGTCATTCCTTGCCCGCGGGGGCGAATGCTCCCGAATGTATTGATCAGTGTTATGTATCTGACCCATTATTTAGAAAAGTTAAGTTGGAGGTAAAATGCCCAAAGCTCCACGATGAGACAAAATTTATCTCTCACCATGGCGTCATACTGCAGTTCTGTAACATTGCAGCGTTCGTCGCTTGACGTTCTTAGTTGTCCCCTTCTCTCCTCGGCCACCCTTCTCCAAAAGAAAAGTGGTGTAGGAGTGAATGGAAGTCTGGCATTCACTACTGTTTAAACCCACGAAGCTGCGGTAAGTTTCGCGTCGCATAAGTGCAACGGGAAATGGGCGATCAATGAGTCGCAACGTGCCGAAGCGGGAAGATTCCAGTGGCGGAGAGCAACCAATTTAGTTCAGTTCAGCATTTCGCATTTTTCGTTACTGAAATGTCCCAGCACCGACGATTCTTTGAATCGAAGGTTGTTCTCACATTAGTTTGTTTTTCCTGTTATTTCTGATTTCAGTCATTTAGTGATTGATTGGTAACttccatttttttcccccaaaagcCCCATGGTGGTCATAGAGCTTATTTGTAGGAAGTCTTTTCATTACTTTGTTTCAGGTGGCACACTTCAACTAGGTTTTGTCTGCCTTTTCTAACTTCAGTCTTGTGGCTGCTGCAGGCATTGGGCCAGTAAAAAGTTGTGGGGGAGAATTATTATTTGCACATGCTTGCACAGTAACTTGTGGAGAAAATTTGACCCCTCTTCCTATTTTCATTTACTGGGTGGAGGGGTTGCTAGCATTAATTGCCTTGAGTTACTGTGATTTGTCTGGTGTGGGTAACTTAGATAGTTaaggagggtgttccaggattttgagacaCTGAATGTTTCAATGTTGCACTTTTCAGCTGGGTCTCAAGAAATTAAGATGAATATCATCACTTTACAAATAAAGTTAACCCAGTGTCTAAAGATTATCTTGGTGAGCTGAGCTACTTGTTCGTGGGCAACTGAACCCAACAGTAGCCATTCATTCCCACTGAAATAGGCAGTGACTTTAATTGACTAGCTTGACACCCTTTCAGAAACTAATTAGTCTGAGTATTTGGAAGAGAAAACAAGGTTGGAATAATGACTACTGCTTTAAAATTAATGTGAATACTGAAGCTGTGCTCCATTTGTCTCTTTCAGCTCTTTGCTGACGTGGTCCCGAAAACTGCAGGTAAGTTTGAAAAACTGACTTCTGATGAGGAACGGTTTGGTCTTTAGATGCATACTCTTACTCTGACTTTGTTGCAGAAAATTTCCGTGCGCTGTGCACTCATGAGAAGGGCTTTGGTTACAAGAACTCGACATTTCACAGAATCATTCCTCAGTTCATGTGCCAGGTGAGGGAGCAATCCTTGTTTTGTTTGTAATATCACTGCATGTAGTTTGATTAAATGATTGACTTGTTCAACTCTCGACTGCTCAGGGTGGTGACTTCACAAAGCACAATGGCACTGGTGGGAAGTCCATCTATGGAGGGAAGTTTGCTGATGAGAATTTCCAGTTGAAGCACACAGAACCTggtaacttttaaaatatttatttgtggTGAGAGCTTGATCGGTTTTTATAATCTTTCAAAAAGTGGGTGGTAGTGGGGCAGAATATTTGGaagtggtgccagtcaagcagtctgctttgtcctggatggtgtctctCACTGTGTTacagctgcacttatccaggcaaatgggaagtgTTCGACCTCTGTCTTGACATGTGCGTTGTAGATTGCggacaagaggtgagttactcaccacaggagCCCTAACTTTTGACCTGATTTGTAGCCACAATattgataaatatttttaatcaacatatCCAGACAtttaaaacagtccttgga
This window of the Stegostoma tigrinum isolate sSteTig4 chromosome 37, sSteTig4.hap1, whole genome shotgun sequence genome carries:
- the LOC125467624 gene encoding peptidyl-prolyl cis-trans isomerase-like isoform X1 gives rise to the protein MFFRSLPRRWKAAAGGLCRLRPCSSKSGLRPQVYMDISVDGKPQGRITMELFADVVPKTAENFRALCTHEKGFGYKNSTFHRIIPQFMCQGGDFTKHNGTGGKSIYGGKFADENFQLKHTEPGILSMANAGPNTNGSQFFICTAQTNWLDGKHVVFGKVVNGFEIVKKMEACGSRNGKPSSTVSIVNCGQCE